Proteins encoded together in one Micromonospora auratinigra window:
- a CDS encoding Fur family transcriptional regulator: MTSDLETQLRAVSLRVTRPRLAVLAALRDHPHVDTDTVIALVRAECPTVSHQTVYDVLRALTDAGLIRRIQPARATARYETRVGDNHHHVVCRSCGAIADVDCAVGDAPCLTAADDHGFVVDEAEVVYWGTCPECATDRTAQRTASPEGTR, encoded by the coding sequence ATGACGTCCGACCTCGAGACGCAGCTCCGGGCGGTCTCGTTGCGCGTGACGAGGCCCCGGTTGGCGGTGCTCGCCGCGCTGCGCGACCACCCGCACGTCGACACCGACACGGTGATCGCCCTGGTCCGGGCCGAGTGCCCCACCGTCTCCCACCAGACGGTCTACGACGTGCTGCGCGCGCTGACCGACGCCGGCCTGATCCGCCGCATCCAGCCGGCCCGGGCGACCGCCCGCTACGAGACGCGGGTGGGGGACAACCACCACCACGTCGTCTGCCGCTCCTGCGGCGCGATCGCCGACGTCGACTGCGCCGTCGGCGACGCCCCCTGTCTCACCGCCGCCGACGACCACGGCTTCGTGGTCGACGAGGCGGAGGTCGTCTACTGGGGCACCTGCCCCGAGTGCGCGACCGACCGTACCGCCCAGAGAACCGCCAGTCCGGAAGGAACCAGATGA
- a CDS encoding extracellular catalytic domain type 1 short-chain-length polyhydroxyalkanoate depolymerase: MRKLLRAALAAALLPLAAAAALLAAQPASAATLTQVTNFGTNPTNLNMYVYAPTTLAPKPALLLLVHYCSGSASGIFSGNGHDYVTAADRYGYLIVLPEATRSGHCFDVSSPAALRRNGGSDSTGIMSMVGWARQKYNVDPARIVVSGFSSGAMMTNVLAAEYPDVFAAASAFSGVPAGCFATSDGSLWNGQCSSGNIIRTAQQWGDTARAMYPGWTGGYPRMQLWHGTTDTTLAYPNFGEEIKQWTNLHGLGQTPGFTDHPQSSWTRTRYGATGTRATVEGVSVSGTGHTLPQSGMLAYAISFLGLDAAPTTPSPTTTPTPTTSPSPTTSPTPPASPSPTAPPPTGGAGGCRVSVAVSAWDTGLTENITVTNTGATAVNGWSMTFTLPAGQRITNGWNATYSPGTGLVTARDVGYNASIPPGGSQTVGFQADHTGNSAAAAGFTLNGAACSPA, translated from the coding sequence ATGCGAAAACTGCTCCGCGCGGCCCTCGCCGCCGCCCTGCTCCCGCTGGCCGCCGCCGCGGCGCTGCTGGCGGCGCAGCCGGCGTCCGCCGCCACCCTCACCCAGGTGACCAACTTCGGCACCAACCCCACCAACCTCAACATGTACGTCTACGCGCCGACCACCCTCGCGCCGAAGCCGGCGCTGCTGCTCCTGGTGCACTACTGCAGCGGCTCGGCGAGCGGGATCTTCAGCGGCAACGGCCACGACTACGTCACCGCCGCCGACCGGTACGGCTACCTCATCGTGCTGCCCGAGGCCACCCGCAGCGGGCACTGCTTCGACGTCTCCTCGCCGGCCGCGCTGCGCCGCAACGGCGGCAGCGACTCCACCGGCATCATGTCGATGGTCGGCTGGGCCCGGCAGAAGTACAACGTGGACCCGGCCCGGATCGTGGTCAGCGGGTTCTCCTCCGGCGCGATGATGACCAACGTGCTGGCCGCCGAGTACCCGGACGTCTTCGCCGCCGCGTCGGCCTTCTCCGGGGTGCCGGCCGGCTGTTTCGCCACCTCCGACGGGTCGCTCTGGAACGGCCAGTGCTCCAGCGGCAACATCATCCGCACCGCCCAGCAGTGGGGGGACACCGCCCGCGCGATGTACCCGGGCTGGACCGGCGGCTACCCCCGGATGCAGCTCTGGCACGGCACCACCGACACCACCCTCGCCTACCCGAACTTCGGCGAGGAGATCAAGCAGTGGACCAACCTGCACGGCCTGGGCCAGACGCCCGGGTTCACCGATCACCCGCAGTCGAGCTGGACCCGCACCCGCTACGGCGCCACCGGCACCCGGGCCACCGTGGAGGGAGTGAGCGTCTCCGGCACCGGGCACACCCTGCCGCAGTCGGGCATGCTCGCGTACGCGATCTCCTTCCTGGGTCTCGACGCCGCGCCGACGACCCCCTCGCCCACGACGACCCCGACGCCGACCACGAGCCCGTCGCCGACCACGAGCCCGACGCCGCCGGCGAGCCCGTCGCCCACCGCGCCGCCGCCCACCGGGGGTGCGGGCGGCTGTCGGGTGAGCGTCGCGGTGAGCGCCTGGGACACCGGGCTGACCGAGAACATCACCGTCACCAACACCGGCGCGACCGCCGTCAACGGCTGGTCGATGACGTTCACCCTGCCGGCCGGGCAGCGCATCACCAACGGCTGGAACGCCACCTACAGCCCGGGCACGGGCCTGGTCACCGCCCGCGACGTCGGCTACAACGCGAGCATCCCGCCGGGCGGCTCGCAGACCGTCGGCTTCCAGGCCGACCACACCGGCAACAGCGCCGCGGCGGCCGGGTTCACGCTCAACGGGGCGGCCTGCTCGCCGGCCTGA
- a CDS encoding glycoside hydrolase family 27 protein, which produces MRRLASRWGTALAAALLLTGAAVGLRPAASLALDNGVARTPPMGWNSWNSFGCNINESLIRQTADAIVASGMRDAGYQYVVVDDCWFNPNRDSAGNLQGDPGRFPSGMKALGDYLHGKGLKFGLYQVPVDRTCAQYFNSYPGATGSQGHEAQDARQFAAWGVDYLKYDWCSPGGTIDQQVATFAKMRDALAATGRPIVYSINPNSIHAKTGPQRNWGDVANMWRTTEDITNAWDTGQTNGYPMGVQNIINVTVPLAGYARPGAFNDPDMMEVGRGGLTDTETRSHFAMWAVLASPLIAGNDVRSQSATTQGILTNRNLVAINQDTLGLQATQVSFDGTRRVLAKRLANGDVAVALFNQGGTTTTISTTAAAIGKSGTSFTLLDAWSNATSSTGGTISASVPGHGTVVYRVSGGGTTTPPPTTTGTLVSAASGRCLDDPNSNTANGTQPVIWDCNGGANQRWTANGDTLQVLGKCLDAPANATAGTKAQLWDCTGGGNQRWSRSADGTIRSAQTGLCLDVNGAATANGTTVILWTCTAAANQRWTLQ; this is translated from the coding sequence ATGAGACGTCTCGCCTCGCGCTGGGGCACCGCCCTCGCCGCCGCGCTGCTGCTGACCGGCGCCGCGGTCGGGCTGCGCCCGGCGGCCTCGCTCGCCCTCGACAACGGGGTCGCCCGGACGCCGCCGATGGGCTGGAACAGTTGGAACTCGTTCGGCTGCAACATCAACGAGTCGCTCATCCGGCAGACCGCCGACGCCATCGTCGCCAGTGGCATGCGCGACGCCGGCTACCAGTACGTGGTGGTCGACGACTGCTGGTTCAACCCCAACCGCGACTCCGCCGGCAACCTGCAGGGTGACCCGGGCCGGTTCCCCAGTGGCATGAAGGCGCTCGGCGACTACCTGCACGGCAAGGGGCTGAAGTTCGGCCTCTACCAGGTCCCGGTGGACAGGACCTGCGCGCAGTACTTCAACTCGTACCCGGGCGCCACCGGCAGCCAGGGGCACGAGGCGCAGGACGCCCGGCAGTTCGCCGCCTGGGGCGTGGACTACCTCAAGTACGACTGGTGCTCGCCCGGCGGCACCATCGACCAGCAGGTGGCCACCTTCGCCAAGATGCGTGACGCGCTCGCCGCCACCGGCCGGCCGATCGTCTACAGCATCAACCCGAACAGCATCCACGCCAAGACCGGGCCGCAGCGCAACTGGGGCGACGTGGCCAACATGTGGCGGACCACCGAGGACATCACCAACGCCTGGGACACCGGCCAGACCAACGGCTACCCGATGGGCGTCCAGAACATCATCAACGTCACCGTGCCGCTGGCCGGGTACGCCCGCCCCGGCGCGTTCAACGACCCGGACATGATGGAGGTCGGCCGGGGCGGCCTGACCGACACCGAGACCCGCAGCCACTTCGCGATGTGGGCGGTGCTCGCCTCCCCGCTGATCGCCGGTAACGACGTGCGGTCCCAGTCGGCCACCACCCAGGGCATCCTGACCAACCGCAACCTCGTCGCGATCAACCAGGACACCCTCGGCCTGCAGGCCACCCAGGTCTCCTTCGACGGCACCCGTCGGGTGCTGGCCAAGCGGCTGGCCAACGGTGACGTCGCGGTGGCCCTGTTCAACCAGGGTGGCACCACCACCACGATCTCCACCACCGCGGCCGCGATCGGCAAGAGCGGCACCAGCTTCACCCTGCTCGACGCGTGGAGCAACGCCACCAGCAGCACCGGCGGGACCATCTCCGCCAGCGTCCCGGGCCACGGCACGGTGGTCTACCGGGTCAGCGGCGGCGGCACCACCACCCCGCCCCCGACCACCACCGGGACGCTGGTCAGCGCCGCCTCCGGCCGCTGCCTGGACGACCCGAACAGCAACACCGCCAACGGCACCCAGCCGGTGATCTGGGACTGCAACGGCGGCGCCAACCAGCGCTGGACGGCCAACGGGGACACCCTTCAGGTCCTCGGCAAGTGCCTCGACGCGCCGGCCAACGCCACCGCCGGTACCAAGGCCCAGCTCTGGGACTGCACCGGTGGCGGAAACCAACGCTGGAGCCGCAGCGCCGACGGCACCATCCGGTCCGCGCAGACCGGCCTCTGCCTCGACGTCAACGGCGCCGCCACGGCCAACGGCACCACGGTCATCCTCTGGACCTGCACCGCCGCCGCCAACCAGCGCTGGACGCTCCAGTGA